GAATCCACGGGCAGAGCAGGCCGGAGCAGTGGTAGAAAGGTGCCTCTTAAAGGCGCCCTTAAATTCCAGCTGTTGGCCATAAAGCAGCCGCCGTGGAGGAAGTGAAGCCATTTCTAGCGCATCCTGACCAACGGCAACGAACATCCTGCGCCAGAAATTGTAAATTTTCGCTGCTCGACAAACAAAAGCGCAGCAGGATGTGCAAGGCAAACAGTTGCTGAATTTTATTGTCAGTGGATGCAGCCAGTGGGGATGTCGCTGCAAATCCTGCGAGGGAGTAACTTTTGGTCCGATCTCCGGCTAATGCCTTTAACTGGTTCGCTTGGCCGTGGCTCAatagattttattttttgtgcgaCTGAACTGGAAAACCGAATGACCAACAAATCAAATAGCGGAAAACTTTTAttttgcaaaagttttgcTCATGCTTCCGTCGGATGGCCGGATTTTTGGGTGGTTCTTCTTTGGCCAGCGCGACCATCTTGGGCCCCATAAATAAGCCAGCAAATTGCATGCTTCACTGCCTCATCGGATCCTTGGAAAAGTGTGGGGGGGTTGGCTATAGTGGGCCTGGCAAATTGATGGCTTTGTAGCAGTTGCGGTAAATTTGTTGGCCCTTTGGGCCGTTTGCTGTTCGCTTCTTGTTTCCTTGAACTCTGACcagcaaattgtatttatgCGTTAATTATTTCATTAACGCCCCATTGAGTAGCGCCTTCTTGGGCTTTCGCTTCGGCTTTGGATCAAGGGTGAGGGGTCAGCGCATTCCCTCTCCAATTATTCCAGCCTATTGCATTCAAGTGACTTTGATTCTCGGCCCCGGGGGCGTGGTCCCGCCCACCTCGTCTCTTTGCGTGATTCGGTGCAATCGCATGGAAACGGAATGTGCCGCCCATCGAAGGTCTCATTAGGCGACACAGATGGACAGGAAATCCCGCGGGGTCTGCCcaaatgtattttaattaaatgccttCAATTGGGTGAGGGAATTGGACAGGGAGTGCCTTTTTAGGGGGATCCTTTGCTCAATAAATGAATTGAATTCCTTAGCAGGAATTTATTGAACGATAAACACACTTTAATATACTTTCTGATGGGTAAGAGTAGAATAATCCCACAAGCAAGAGGTATTTTAAAAAAGAAGTTACCTTTATACACTCCCATGTTAAAAGTGAGTTACATTAGGGTCACCTTAAGTGGGtttaaaattattcatttGAAAAAGGTTAGCTTAGGCAATAAAAGAGAATTTGAAATATTCATAATACCCATTTGGAATTTCACAGAGTTGGGTCACCAGTATACCAATCCCCAAAAcacatttaaatgtatttatgcACCTCATTTATTATCTATTTGGTCACAGATTACATTCAACtccttaaaaatatttattgtcaCAATATATgccatttaatttgatatgaTTTGAAAGGTAGGTAAGGAATGGAATCCCCCTCATAAATCCGTCACCATGCGTATGTTCATGTCCATGTCCTCAAAGTAATCCAAGTCCTCGTCGAAGGCACTGCACAAATGCTGATCCATGCCGGTGCAATTTTGGGACAATCTCCTCGGGTTTCTCAGGCCCTCGAAAGCCTTTTTGAAACTAACTACCTTCTCGTTATCTCGACTTGAGCTCTTGGTCAGAATTTTACACAGTTGTTTGAGATTGGCCACCACTATCACCAGAATTACTCCGATGAGCAGGTACATGACTATCAAAGCCGGATGCGGAATATTTGTGTTCATGTCCATCTGACCTGCGATGTCCTCATGGTAATCCTTTCTCGAACGCTCTGTTGTAGTGGTTTCTGAAGGTATcacatatataattatatggTAATAACTTTATAGATAATAACTCTTATTCTTACCTGTAGTGTGCTGGCTACTAAATATTGAAGGTTGAGTCAACTTTTTGTTACTTGTGGCTATTGTTGAAGTTTCCGTTGAAGTTCCATTGGTGTTCAGAAACTTTTTAGTACTTATTTGAGTTCTTGGAAATGTTGTCAAATTCGTGTTCGTCCTTGGTGTTGTAAAACTTCTGGTTGCTTCTAAAGAAATGCTAAATACTTTTCCCGTCGTTGTATTTCTTGATCTTGGAGTAGTCTTTGTGTTCGCTGAGTTTAGCAAAACATTTGAACCTATGTCCAACTCCTTCACACACTTTTCGAAATAGTTGGGACAACAATTATTGTTCAGAATACAGGAGTCATCACAGCCGCAGCTCATGATAATACCCTCAGCGGAAAAAAGTGGGCTGACCGGACTAATGGATCCGCAGCGAAACGTACAGCTCATCATGTCGAAGACCAGTGGCTCCTCGCTGCTGGACATCGCCGATGATGCTGGttcggtggtggtggtggtgctatACCCACCCACTCCACATTCGCTGCCCGTCATCAGTTTGACGTCATCGATGGCAATGTCCCCGAATTGTGACCTCGCATCCGTGGCTGTGAACACCACCTGGAAGTCCTCATGCATCTTGTCGATGGTGATTGTGTGCTCCAGCCAATGGGTTCCCTGCGAGCCAGTTATTTCAAATTTGCTGGAACTGGAGGAACATAAACTTTCAGTATATAAAAGCAGCTAAAATACCTTATGTTTGTAGTAGCTCCTTCGTATAAGATTTACTTAAGGAAACAAAAATGAGCTGTTCACATACTTGGACCTAAAGTTGTTCCACATGTCATCGATCTGCAGCGAGGCTGGCTTCACGGACACCACCAGCCTGTCCACTCCAGCTCCGAACATGAAGTAGTGAAACCGGAAGCAGCAGGCGGCATTTAAACAGAGGGATCTCGGATATACCGGCGATACGAAGTGGTAACTGCCATAAGCCTCGATCTGGGTCTCCATGCGCATATAGTGTCCACCTGAAGCGTTCCCAAAGGTGTGATCGTATCGTGGTCCTGTTCTGGGGTGGTGAAAGTCCGTCACCGCACTGATTCTCTTCCAGGGCAACCAGATGGTCTCCTCTGCAGACCAGCCGCACTGATCCTCGCTCTCAAAGTCGCAGGAGTGGTCCATCGTGTGGTTGCTCCTCCGGCAAGCTCCCAGCTGCGTGCTCCACTTTTCTCCATCGCAGAAGGCAGTGCGACTTCCGTATAGAACAAAACCATCTAAACACACGATTTCCGCCTTTACAGGATTATCTAAAACATATCCGTTTGTGGGATCCTCAGGCTTCTCGCATCCTTTTccttaaaattaaaatgaataataaatattacatGCATCTTTTGTTGGTAATTAGTAtgatttaatataattttcttGGAAATGTATAACtcaatttgttttatattcCTAGTTCTATTGCAAAGGGTGTACATTTTCGAAAACTGTCAACACTCACTGGCACAAAATGGTTTCTTCTCGCGAAGGCGACCATCCCGATCGCAGGTGTGTATTGAATTTCCCTGCAAAACAAATCCGCGATTGCATTGGAAAATCACTAAATTGTTCGATCGTGTAAAGAATCGTCCATTTTCCAAATCTAACGATCCTTCGCAGCTTCCATTTGCGGTATCCAAACTATAGACTAAAATCAATGTCAGAGCCAAGAAAAATTGCATAGCTCCAACTTTTTTTCCTGCAGTTCTGTATGTATATTAAGGAGATTCGAAAGGACAGTGACTGCTACCTGATGCTCAACTGATTTTAAAGTCGGGTTCGTCACCAGCTGATTTTTCGCAGTTGCAAAAAAATGATGTTACCGTTCATTAAATCGTAAACCAGCAACGTAAGGATGTTCCTTACCGTTGCTGGCAATCGATATATAGTGTGACCATATATACATTATTTTGAGcctcaaaaatattttatttatcataAAAGAAACGGATTTTCAAAAACATAGTTGGTagtaacatttatttattttccttctctttgaaataaattttcttCTTTACATATTACACATAGCATTGTTTTAGATTCGATTTTATTCGATATGTACATAGCCTTAGATCAAAAGTAAATCCACGTATGGCTTTAATTTACTGCAATCCACTTctccaaaaaatgaaaacgcaCAATTTCTGTCATTAGGAACTATAAGGGTGCTCGGTAGTGGGTGGGGATGGAGGTTCTCCTCCAAGGAGCACGTAAGAATAAGCCAAACATCAGGTGTAAGTAAATGAAAGACCGAGTAAGAATGCGAGAAAAGCGAAACGCCAACATGAGCAGCTCATAAAAACCCAAGAAGGCGAAATGTGTCTCCTCATGGAGGAGATGGCGACGTGGATGGGTGGCTGGGTGCTTGGATGGCTGGGAGGTTCTGTTGTCCGGGTTGACTTACCGGAATGAAGCCGCCTGCATGCCGTGGCATGCCCGGCCTGCATTTAGCTAATCCACAAGTTTAGCACAACAAAGGCAAAAGCCATGGAAGGCACAACTCAAGGTCCTTgcgatgacgacgatgacTACGAGTGGAAATGGCCGAGGACGATGGTGAGGATGTGGACGAGGGACTGGTACTGGGACTGGCGTAAGTGGATGCGGGACGACGACTACTTGACAGTCTTGGCTCGGCTTTGTTTTTGGTGGAACGAAGGCGCCACCCATTTTGCCGCCCACCAAAACGCTGGCTGCATCTTAAATTGTGTTTCTTGAATTTTAGTATTTCTATTTCTTGCCGAGGGAGCGACGTCTGGGAGCTGAGGATTTGAGAATTTCCGAATTTTTAGCTCTGACCTGCTCGCATATGTAAATTGATGGCTTTGTTTGTCTTTCGGGCTCAGCTTGAAATTCGTAAATCCGTTGAAAATCCTTTTTAACTTTTAATGATGGGGCCGCTGTGGCAGAAAGTGGGCCAATGTTTTCCCATGGGATTTGCGTAAAGTATCTGCTAAAAGCTTTCCCCATTCCCTTTGCCAGTCCACgttatttggccaaaaaggcaGCTCTAAACCGCATCGACGTAGACACCCCTTCCCCCTACCAACATCCGCTTTCGCCCAGGAGTCAACATCAATTTCGTTTTCATCAATTTCGGTCGGAGGTCGGAAAATGGTGGAAATGGCCGTCTTCCAAAGCTGTCTATTCCAACAAGACCGAAAACAAGTCGAAAAGCAACAGAAAGATGCTTTGAGAGCGAGGGAAAAAGTTGGGGAAACTTGGGAATGTTCAACTTAGTTTTCATTAATTTGTTGTTCTAGTTGGACCACTTATAAAAAGTTGGCTTAATCTTTTGGCTCTCGGGTGACTGCAAATTTAACCCAGTAGTTGAGATACAGCATTTCAGATCGGCATTTCACCAATTGAAATCCGCTCGAAAATAAAACCATTTAGGTTGATCTGATTTCCGGAAATTGTTTGCTTTACTCATTATCCAGCTGTGTCAATTAAATGGCTTAGTTAAGCATTTCTTTAAGCAATTTCCTTTTTATTAAATGCATTCAATATTTCCCACTGAAGAtcaatttgttttattgtttatttatattgtaCAACCCATTAATTTGTGCTGCGGTAATTAAAAGGATTCTAAAGGCAAGCCcatcaaatcaaatgaaaGCAGCTGAAATTTATTGATTGAATTCGCATAACACATTTTGGCACTCAGGGagcatacatttttaattggccCCGTTGCTGAGGCGCCAGTTAGAAATGCGAATCCCTAATTTGCTTTGGATTCGGATTTGGCTCTACGCCCAAGACAAATGCTCGCAATTATCCGAGCATAAAGTAGGTGCGTGTGCCTTCTGCGCACCCACACCACCGCACTCCGGTTTCCGGCGAAACAAGGacactctcacacacacacacacacacctaccAAATCTGAAGCACGTGCGCAAATTATCTTCAAGGCGAGAGAGCCTGAATAAAATAACAGCTGCAAACAGACGCATAAACAAATGAAACGATGATGGCACACAACCCCATCCCAGGACTCGGCCTAAACTCATTAATTATCTAGGAAGGAAGGAGCACGGAGGGGATGCAGGTTGCAGGACATGCTGCCGTGACCGGCCATGAATACGCCATTGTGTTTGTAATCAACTTGGCCGCCGAGCAACAAATATGCTTAATGCGCTCTTCGATTGTTCGTCCTTAATGATGGGTCGACTTGGCTCAAATAGTGGCCATCAATAGTTCAGTTCAGCTTGTGAATTTATGTATTTTGGGAACTGTTTTCGCATACATGACCCACAATGTTCTTTCACTGCTAAGTGGTCTAATTTGGCTATATCATCTATAAAGTGGCTTAGATATGAAAAGAAATGTATACTTCTGACATAAAGAACGCCATTAATAGCTCCTTACGTTTTAGCCTTAATGGAGAGTATATGGAGTTCACAGTTCACATTCTCTTTCACCCAAGGAACCTAGTATGTGTACGtatttcaaatgtctgccttTAAAATTGCTTATGCCTGTCGTTATTGTGGCAATATCGTCAGCTACAAGTCAGCCAAAGTGAATGAGACGCCATACGACTTGCTCCTGAGCAGGACCTTCAACCTAATCAAAGAGGACAGGATCAGGGAGACGAATGGGGAGCGGTTCCAGAACCTGCACTGCTCCAAATGCCGCATGGAACTGGGTCTGCTGTGCTTGCAGAGCGAGAGGAATGTCCAACTGAAGGGACTTTCGCTGTTGGAGAAGGTTCATCTGGTGGTGTACGACTCGTACGAGGTGCCATTCGAGATGGCCTCACTTCGTGACTGATGAAGCGTGTGGAAATAAAGTTTGAGggaaacaattaacaatttaaGGGACACACGGTTGCCATGTCTGCACTTGACGCGTTCGTCCTTTGATgggcatacatatgtacatacatatttgtgTAATATATACTTGAGCTTGTCACTTGGAAATGTTTTGGCAAGCGTGAAAATGATTTGCTCGACTTGCGACTGCCGGAGCATTAATCAAAATCAATCCAAGGAATCGTGCCAGACGAGGAGGACATGAGGCAGCCTTCACGGTTTCAAACAAAAGTCTGTGCCAGGCACGCTggaaaaaaatccaaaataaTTTGCACTCAACGCTGTGACAGTTGGAAGGGCACATCCTTTCCCTTTCGCCGGAAATTAGGGCGCTCCTCTCAGCTGTCTTCTAGgcatccacacacacacacttctGAGTGGCTCAATGGCAAAAGGCAAAGGcattttaatgattttaattaaCTGCATGTTTGCCTGTAATTACAACGGCAACAATGCAATTACGGCGCATGTACAGCACTGGGTGGCCATAAACAACAAGGCTCCGGGTCAGAGGGCAAGGCCAGTTGGCCGCCTGTCTTTTGTCATCACCCCAACCCGCCTTTCCTCTAGGAGAGTCCCCCTTCAAAGCAACTCCTCCTGCGCCTCTTGCTCCTCCTgcacctcctgctcctcctgctccttccTGGTGACACACCTCGGTTGACAGAATAATTACATGCAGAGCCACCAGGCCCCTAGTTCATTTGCTTTTAGTGCCCCAGCTGGAAGCTATTCCTGGAGAGCGTCGGCAGAGCAGTGCATCATACCGAGAGGGACATGGGTGGCGTACCAGAGGGGTTCCTTGCCAGAAATACTGGGAAAGTTACCACATCTATTAGCTGGCTAAAATCTAAGAGGTTTTAGGCAGGCAGGTGCCTATGAGTAGGCCAAGCTTATAGCTCAGCACCAATTATTTCATAAAGTAAGCTTGCCAGCCATTTAGATTCTctgaatttcaataaacaaactTTTAAAAGGAAAATGTCTAAGAATATAAAAACAGTGCTTCTAGTATTATAACTTAAATCCTTAAAAACGTTCACCattcaatttcaaattcaGCCAGTCATAAATCAGTTGTCAGtagtttattaaataaataggAGACGACCCGCAACCCCATTGGGCAACGTCCTTGGCCTTGGCGCTTATTACTAATACGACATGTGGCCCGACGCAAGGTACAAGTGTAATTATAGCCGGCAAATGTCCTGTCGCTGTCCCTGAGTGTCACGGATGCCAGGCGAATACTTGTTGCTTTCTGTGGGCGCTGGGCGTTTGGTGGGCGGAAGAGcgaaaagtgggcggggccGGGTCTATTGTGTGCTCAGTGACCGTAAATATCAAGTAATTTTCTGCAATTTTTCTACGCTGCCAATTGATTTATGGCTTGCTGCCGCCATGGCCTCCCATTGCCATTCCGCCCTTCCTGACGCCCACTTTGCTTTGTTTGCGAAACAAAAGGCCAGCCAAGTGAGCGTTGTCCTTCCACAATAACAACGAAAGCATCAGCAGAACAAGGAGCCGGGGCAGCAGAGGACTTGTATGCATTTTGAGCCTGTGGCTGGCTGTCAACTGGTCGACAATCGCAATTCGTTTGGGGAGCAACTTGCTCAACAATTAAAAcagtatttatatttaaagtttttactGAAAACTATTTAATAAGCAACTACTGTCAATTTGTTTGTGCATTTTACGACTTTATACTTGGTTTTAATACCAATTTTTCCACTGTGTATTTGAAAATGTGGCGCCAGTTGCCGCTGCCAGAAAAAGCATTTGGGTTTGTCAAACCAGACCGCCTGTACAACCGCCCCCTTCCCCTCCCCCACTGCACTCCAGAACGTCTCGGCATGGGGCGTGGTCATTTGTGACGTTTAACAAGAAAATTCGTTTAGTGaatttcatttacatttttgtgtcaaacagcaaaaaaaaaaaaagcaaggAGGCCAAAATGGAGCGGAATAAAAGTAAGCGATACAGAAGCGAAATAATTTGCCTGCGTAAGCGGCATTTTTTATGCACTGCCCTGGTGCTCGATAAGCTTTGGGGCTCCCTCATAAAAGTTGTCCGGCTTAATAGGGCGTTGCgttactcatacgccacgtggTGCACAGCAAGGATTCGGTAATGTGAGCCCAACGCGGAGCCAGTGCGCGTAAACTATTTATGCATGTACATACTCAGTTTCAACACGATTTCCATACTCCCTGAATGTACCGCTAAACCTTCCACATGCAAATGGAGTAATTTGATTTTTCCCGGGCCTTGGCTGCAGGAATTAACTACGTTCCCAATGGGTTACCAACTGCAGGACAAGTTATGGCAATCAATCGATACATTCATAGGCAAAGTGGCTCGAATAGAGGAAGGTGGAATCTGGCAACAGGGGAACTAGgtctatttttaattgaaacaatttttaatagatttaTTGACAGATCTGCATAAGTCGGTTTCATTTTAGCCTGCTGCAAAACAAGCTGTCTTTAAAATTATCTTTATCTTTAGTAAGGCACATAAGTGATGGCAGCTCATCTATCCAAACCTCATCTATTCTTAAAGTCCAATTAATGCTATAGCTACTGTGTGTGCAGCCTTGCAAATAAGCTGGGAACTCTGGTTGCTTGGCAACCCTGTGCAGCTCGCATCGGCTTTTGGCCTTAGTTTCCCCTTTGGCAGGGCGTCATGTAACATGTTTATGGCCAACTAGCCAACTGCAGCCATATTTTCATCTCATTTCAGCCATGTTGGTTGGCTGGCAATTCCGAACCGTTGCACCGACCGCAGGGAAAAGTGGTTGTGGAATCCCAGGGAGGGTAGGGTTGCAGGGCAGGGAGCTATTCGCGATTCCGCCGCAGGATAACGCGTTATGTTGACCTTTCGCCGGGCAAACCATCTAGGCTCACCAGTCACGAAGGaca
This genomic interval from Drosophila mauritiana strain mau12 chromosome 2R, ASM438214v1, whole genome shotgun sequence contains the following:
- the LOC117137977 gene encoding uncharacterized protein LOC117137977, which encodes MQFFLALTLILVYSLDTANGSCEGSLDLENGRFFTRSNNLVIFQCNRGFVLQGNSIHTCDRDGRLREKKPFCARKGCEKPEDPTNGYVLDNPVKAEIVCLDGFVLYGSRTAFCDGEKWSTQLGACRRSNHTMDHSCDFESEDQCGWSAEETIWLPWKRISAVTDFHHPRTGPRYDHTFGNASGGHYMRMETQIEAYGSYHFVSPVYPRSLCLNAACCFRFHYFMFGAGVDRLVVSVKPASLQIDDMWNNFRSNSSKFEITGSQGTHWLEHTITIDKMHEDFQVVFTATDARSQFGDIAIDDVKLMTGSECGVGGYSTTTTTEPASSAMSSSEEPLVFDMMSCTFRCGSISPVSPLFSAEGIIMSCGCDDSCILNNNCCPNYFEKCVKELDIGSNVLLNSANTKTTPRSRNTTTGKVFSISLEATRSFTTPRTNTNLTTFPRTQISTKKFLNTNGTSTETSTIATSNKKLTQPSIFSSQHTTETTTTERSRKDYHEDIAGQMDMNTNIPHPALIVMYLLIGVILVIVVANLKQLCKILTKSSSRDNEKVVSFKKAFEGLRNPRRLSQNCTGMDQHLCSAFDEDLDYFEDMDMNIRMVTDL
- the LOC117137554 gene encoding uncharacterized protein LOC117137554, with product MSAFKIAYACRYCGNIVSYKSAKVNETPYDLLLSRTFNLIKEDRIRETNGERFQNLHCSKCRMELGLLCLQSERNVQLKGLSLLEKVHLVVYDSYEVPFEMASLRD